The proteins below come from a single Chrysoperla carnea chromosome 1, inChrCarn1.1, whole genome shotgun sequence genomic window:
- the LOC123303801 gene encoding urea amidolyase-like has protein sequence MEDYTIADWQKIQTDETIGLKHLLNLQQNLSSKNIVKFNSVEKISKQWTQIKHENAQALPLYGVPYCIGGKTDNDLYDMNEIEKLLQDYGAITVQKTIGNSTTLPIEKLIPFTIEINAEQISEKNRYFCLKLTRGIQLKCENISNVKNIFLYTTTIEDLELIYTILENNPHNRYFDLNPKFAIPENSNILGVEIDPFIQVLNQLKELGVMILHRNFNDFYHLVQCLYQTPLLPERYTELKKLIRKRSEFLEPTVLEILARSENTMNSSEFIDYLRKDVIQSFDNSLNGFILPISNEFNVFYNELPAIAFPTKLSPNLEYSASIIASKYFERGLLDLMKRYISIQGTQKLNGIKIAPISKEPKKPFERVLIANRGEIAVRIIRTLKRMGIKSVSIYSKPDEFAPHVQLADEAVCLTGNTLAETYLNIEQIIEIAKRTKSEAIIPGYGFLSENAVFAKACEDANIIFVGPSAESINSLGLKHSAREIAKRANVPLVPGSDLLETLDQALEAADQIPFPIMIKSTAGGGGIGLQRCDNRMELIRAYETVRQMGQSYFKNSGVFIERFVDNARHVEVQIFGDGKGNAIHLGERDCSLQRRNQKVVEETPAPNVPEATRRKICDSAVNLAKVMKYKCAGTVEFMYDPKYDEFYFLEVNTRLQVEHPITEEVTGLDLVEWMLLIAADMPPNFFQPITCKGASMEVRLYAENPVKGFKPSPGQLIDVHFPENIRVDTWISKGTIVSADFDPLLAKIIVHGKNRKDALSKLQKSLDETKIYGIVSNIDYLRSIVNSEMFATADVNTKKLDKYVYTPNAIEILAPGSYTSVQDYPGRIKYWHIGVPPSGPMDNYAFQLANRIVGNASNAPAIEITIIGPTILFHHDAVIALTGGSSNATLDDKPIEYWTPIYVKSGQKLCVGKLTTACRSYLAIRGGLDVPEYLGSRSTFALGNTGGYNGRTLKFGDVIFVGKFESNANPSTIDRRLIPSYTKEWEVGVLYGPHGSPDFFQEDTIQTILDADWKVHYNSNRFGVRLTGPKPNWAREDGGDAGLHPSNTHDYVYSMGAVNFTGDEPVILTCDGPSLGGFVCPFTVAEAEMWKIGQVKPGDTIRFKMINYERAILLRRHQAKIIDTLSGEIIKALPSTAVKTPILRTVAESEQTPKITYRQSGDRYILIEYGENNFDIQLTYRIYRLCELIKNENSPNIIETSPGVRSVLIEFNGQNLHQTKLLELLLNFENRIQNSRDWTVPSRIINLPLAFEDDETLAAVQRYSETIRSEAPWLPNNVDFIQKVNGLESRDDVRKILYDATFLVLGLGDVFLGAPCAVPLDPRHRLLGTKYNPSRSFTPNGTVGIGGMYMCIYTMESPGGYQLVGRTVPIWDKLILCPQKDQPWLLNIFDQVRFYPVTQEKLAELTELATHGKFHFEITETIFDCKAYTDWLELNAKAIDEHNEKLKNGNTQMAELIKVANTMTISENEKDSSADVTQDYGDDVTLVYCDFVGRLWKKMVNDGDYVKKDQPLIIIEAMKAEMTVTAPKDGKLLKVFGNCGDFIQAGDTVAILE, from the exons atggaggaTTATACGATAGCTGATTGGCAAAAAATTCAAACGGATGAAACAATTGGattaaaacatttacttaatttacaacaaaatttatcatcgaaaaatattgtgaaatttaattcagtggaaaaaatttctaaacagtggacacaaattaaacatgaaaatgcacag GCATTACCATTATACGGCGTACCATACTGCATAGGCGGAAAAACCGATAACGATCTATACGACatgaatgaaattgaaaaacttcTACAAGATTATGGCGCAATCACCGTGCAAAAAACAATTGGAAATTCTACAACATTACCAATTGAGAAATTAATACCatttacaattgaaataaatgctgaacaaatatcagaaaaaaatcgatatttctgtttaaaattaaCGCGAGGTATTCAATTGAAATGTGAGaatatttcaaatgtaaaaaatatctttttgtaCACAACAACCATCGAAGatttagaattaatttatacaattttggaaaataatccACATAATcgttattttgatttaaatccaaaatttgcTATACCAGAAAATTCGAATATATTGGGTGTGGAAATCGATCCatttattcaagttttaaatCAACTTAAAGAATTGGGTGTTATGattttacatcgaaattttaacgatttttatcACTTAGTTCAATGTTTATATCAAACCCCGTTATTACCCGAACGATATACcgaattaaagaaattaatacgAAAACGTTCGGAATTCTTGGAACCAACCGTACTTGAAATTCTGGCACGATCTGAGAATACAATGAATTCAAGTGAATTTATCGATTATTTACGAAAGGACGTTATACAATCATTCGATAACAGtttaaatggttttattttacCGATTTCGAATGAATTTAATGTCTTTTATAATGAATTACCCGCAATTGCTTTTCCTACAAAATTATCACCGAATTTGGAATATTCAGCATCGATAATTGCATCGAAATATTTCGAGCGTGGATTATTGGATTTAATGAAACGGTATATATCGATTCAAggaacacaaaaattaaatggaatCAAAATAgcaccgatttcaaaagaaccCAAGAAACCTTTTGAACGTGTTTTAATTGCAAATCGTGGTGAAATCGCTGTACGAATCATCCGTACACTAAAACGTATGGGTATTAAATCGGTTTCAATCTATTCAAAGCCCGATGAATTTGCTCCACATGTTCAATTGGCTGATGAGGCAGTATGTTTAACTGGAAATACTCTAGCGGAAAcgtatttaaatattgaacaaatcattgaaattgcaAAACGTACAAAGAGTGAGGCAATTATTCCAGGTTATGGATTTTTATCAGAGAATGCAGTTTTTGCTAAAGCTTGCGAAGAtgcgaatataatttttgttgggCCTTCAGCTGAATCAATTAATTCATTAGGATTAAAACATTCTGCAAGGGAAATTGCAAAAAGAGCAAATGTTCCTCTGGTTCCAGGTTCGGATTTATTGGAAACTTTAGATCAAGCCCTTGAAGCAGCAGATCAAATTCCATTTCCGATTATGATTAAAAGTACTGCTGGCGGAGGTGGGATTGGGTTACAAAGGTGCGACAACCGTATGGAATTAATACGAGCCTATGAAACTGTTAGACAAATGGGACAATCGTACTTTAAAAATAGTGGAGTATTTATTGAACGATTTGTGGATAATGCTCGGCATGTGGAAGTACAAATTTTTGGTGATGGTAAAGGAAATGCAATCCATTTAGGCGAACGAGATTGTTCGCTGCAACGACGTAATCAAAAGGTAGTTGAAGAAACTCCAGCTCCTAACGTTCCAGAAGCAACACGAAGAAAGATCTGCGATAGTGCTGTAAATTTAGCTAaagttatgaaatataaatgcGCTGGAACTGTTGAATTTATGTACGATCCAAAATATGATGAATTCTATTTCTTAGAAGTGAATACACGCTTACAAGTGGAACATCCAATTACGGAAGAAGTAACCGGTCTGGATTTAGTAGAATGGATGTTACTTATTGCGGCGGATATGCCACCGAACTTTTTCCAACCTATAACCTGTAAGGGGGCTTCAATGGAGGTGCGATTATATGCTGAAAATCCAGTTAAAGGTTTTAAACCATCCCCAGGTCAATTGATAGATGTGCATTTCCCAGAAAACATTCGTGTCGACACATGGATTTCAAAAGGTACAATTGTCTCCGCTGATTTCGATCCGTTGTTAGCAAAAATTATTGTTCATGGTAAAAATCGAAAAGATGCTTTgagtaaattacaaaaaagtcTCGATGAAACGAAAATTTATGGAATTGTCTcgaatattgattatttaagaTCGATTGTTAATTCAGAAATGTTTGCAACTGCTGATGTAAATACTAAGAAATTGGATAAATATGTGTATACACCAAATGCTATTGAAATTTTAGCTCCAGGAAGTTACACGTCTGTTCAGGATTATCCAGGTCGCATTAAATATTGGCATATTGGTGTACCTCCATCTGGTCCAATGGATAATTATGCTTTTCAATTGGCTAATCGAATTGTGGGCAATGCATCAAATGCTCCAGCAATCGAAATTACTATAATTGGACCAACAATTTTATTCCATCATGACGCCGTAATTGCTCTGACTGGAGGGTCATCTAATGCTACTTTAGATGATAAACCGATTGAATATTGGACTCCTATTTACGTTAAAAGTGGCCAAAAATTATGCGTAGGAAAATTAACGACAGCGTGCAGAAGTTATCTAGCCATTCGTGGTGGACTAGATGTACCAGAATATTTAGGAAGTCGTTCAACATTTGCACTGGGTAACACGGGCGGTTATAATGGACGAACATTAAAATTCGGTGATGTAATCTTTGTTGGTAAATTTGAAAGTAACGCTAATCCTTCGACAATAGATCGACGTCTTATTCCATCTTACACAAAAGAATGGGAAGTTGGAGTTTTATATGGTCCACATGGAAGTCCTGATTTCTTCCAAGAAGATACGATTCAAACAATTCTCGATGCTGATTGGAAAGTACATTATAATTCAAATCGATTTGGTGTTCGATTAACTGGGCCGAAACCGAATTGGGCAAGAGAAGATGGTGGTGATGCTGGTTTACATCCTTCCAATACTCACGATTATGTTTATTCGATGGGGGCAGTTAATTTTACTGGTGATGAACCTGTAATATTGACATGTGATGGACCTAGTTTGGGTGGATTTGTGTGTCCGTTTACGGTTGCTGAAGCAGAAATGTGGAAAATTGGTCAAGTGAAGCCAGGCGATACAATtcgatttaaaatgattaattatgaGCGTGCCATATTATTACGGAGACATCAAGCTAAAATTATTGATACG ttATCTGGTGAAATTATCAAAGCACTTCCATCAACAGCAGTCAAGACACCGATTTTACGCACTGTAGCAGAAAGTGAACAAACACCAAAAATCACTTATCGTCAATCTGGCGATCGatacattttaattgaatatggtGAAAATAATTTCGATATCCAATTAACTTATCGAATTTACAGACTttgtgaattaattaaaaacgaaaatagccCGAATATTATCGAAACTTCACCAGGAGTTCGTTCAGTGTTAATTGAATTTAACGGACAAAATCTACATCAAACAAAATTActtgaattattattgaatttcgAAAATAGAATTCAAAATTCAAGGGATTGGACTGTGCCATCACGAATTATAAACTTACCACTAGCTTTCGAAGATGATGAAACGTTAGCTGCTGTACAACGATATAGTGAAACAATTCGATCTGAAGCACCATGGTTGCCGAATAATGTTGACTTTATCCAAAAAGTAAATGGTTTGGAAAGTCGAGACGATGTTCGAAAGATTTTATATGATGCGACATTCCTGGTACTAGGTTTAGGTGATGTATTCCTTGGCGCACCTTGCGCAGTTCCTTTAGATCCTCGACATCGTTTATTAGGAACAAAGTATAATCCATCACGATCCTTTACACCGAATGGAACAGTTGGTATAGGTGGGatgtatatgtgtatttatACGATGGAAAGTCCTGGGGGGTATCAATTAGTTGGTCGAACTGTTCCCATTTGGGACAAACTTATATTGTGTCCACAAAAAGATCAACCATGGCTTTTGAATATATTCGATCAAGTACGATTTTACCCTGTCACACAAGAAAAATTAGCTGAACTCACGGAACTAGCGACACATGGTAAATTCCATTTCGAAATCACCGAAACAATCTTCGATTGTAAAGCCTACACCGACTGGTTAGAATTAAACGCAAAAGCAATTGATGaacataatgaaaaattaaaaaatggaaacaCACAAATGGCGGAATTAATTAAGGTCGCAAATACAATGACAATcagtgaaaatgaaaaagattcATCGGCGGATGTTACACAAGATTATGGTGATGATGTCACGTTAGTTTACTGTGATTTTGTTGGAAGATTATGGAAGAAAATGGTAAACGATGGTGATTATGTGAAAAAAGATCaaccattaattattattgaagctATGAAAGCGGAAATGACAGTGACTGCACCAAAAGATGGTAAATTATTGAAAGTGTTTGGTAATTGTGGTGATTTTATTCAAGCAGGGGACACTGTTGCCATCttagaataa
- the LOC123304963 gene encoding urea amidolyase-like — protein MSTLGWTVTTWKKNQLAATNEEGLQRILHLIETQKKDDPAWITIASDDDIKSQWNVLQRTSQIMGGSKNIPLYGVPFAVKDNIDVKEFPTTAACPEFKYQPKEDSYVVKLLKSAGAIVIGKTNLDQFATGLVGTRSPYGQPSCAFSELHVSGGSSSGSASVTARGIVPFALGTDTAGSGRVPAHLNNLIGVKPSRGIVSTSGVVPACRTLDCVSIFTLCLSDAELLLEIVAQYDKNDPYSRQLPNPIRRKFENSTEKNLKFAVPASPLWFDDTKNAEVFDSALNTLKSCGIQIVPVDFTPLHDLGNLLYEGAWVAERYTVVKDLIRTIPEAIDETVRKIIKNAEKYTAADCFEYEYRRQELIRKIEEVFSKFDGLIAPTAPLNPTFEDVKKEPILVNSRQGTYTNFVNLNDMSAIAIPAGFRSDNLPFGITLYSKKFNDFALLEIAERFLRKFPKRKLGLNFNSLPECDQLKGPEKTIPLAVVGAHLSGMPLNYQLTQINAKLWKKTKTSARYELYALEGTAPRKPGLVRVKNGAKIEIEVWDVPKEQFGTFIENVSAPLGIGTVELEDSTSVHGFICEPIGIENATNITKFGGWRSYIQSL, from the exons atGTCAACACTTGGTTGGACAGTGACCACGTGGAAAAAAAATCAGCTAGCGGCCACAAATGAAGAAGGATTACAACGAATCTTGCACTTAATCGAAACTCAAAAAAAAGACGATCCAGCTTGGATTACAATTGCATCAGATGATGATATCAAATCACAATGGAATGTTTTACAAAGAACTAGCCAGATTATGGGAGGATCAAAA aaTATCCCACTATATGGTGTCCCATTTGCTGTGAAAGACAATATTGATGTCAAAGAATTTCCAACGACTGCTGCTTGTCCAGAATTCAAATATCAACCGAAAGAAGATAGTTATGttgtaaaattactaaaatcagCTGGCGCTATAGTCAttggaaaaacaaatttagatCAATTTGCAACTGGATTAGTGGGAACAAGATCTCCATATGGGCAACCATCATGTGCTTTTTCAGAATTGCATGTATCAG GTGGTTCATCTTCTGGGTCCGCATCGGTAACTGCCCGAGGAATTGTACCGTTTGCGTTGGGCACTGATACTGCTGGTTCAGGTCGAGTACCGGcacatttaaacaatttaattggtGTGAAACCATCCAGGGGTATCGTGAGCACAAGTGGAGTTGTACCTGCATGCCGAACATTAGATTGCGtttcaatatttacattatGTTTATCCGATGCGGAACTTCTACTCGAAATCGTTGCACAATATGATAAAAACGATCCATATTCTAGACAATTACCAAATCCAATTCgtagaaaattcgaaaattcgacggaaaaaaatctaaaatttgctGTACCCGCTTCGCCACTTTGGTTTGACGATACAAAAAATGCTGAAGTATTCGATTCAGCTTTAAATACACTGAAATCGTGTGGTATTCAAATAGTTCCAGTGGATTTTACACCATTACATGATTTAGGAAATTTATTATACGAAGGAGCTTGGGTTGCTGAACGATATACGGTGGTCAAAGATTTAATTCGAACGATACCAGAAGCAATAGATGAAACTgttcgaaaaattataaaaaatgctgAAAAATACACGGCTGCAGATTGTTTTGAATATGAATATCGTCGACAAGAATTGATACGGAAAATCGAAGAAGTATTCTCAAAATTTGATGGTTTAATTGCGCCAACAGCTCCATTAAATCCAACCTTTGAAGATGTAAAAAAAGAACCAATTCTTGTGAATAGTCGACAAGGAACTTACACGAATTTCGTCAATTTAAATGACATGTCTGCGATAGCAATTCCCGCCGGATTTCGATCGGATAATTTACCATTTGGAATCACattatattcgaaaaaattcaatgattttgcATTGCTTGAAATAGCAGAACGATTTTTACGTAAATTCCCAAAACGAAAAttaggtttaaattttaatagcttACCTGAATGTGACCAATTAAAAGGCCCTGAAAAAACAATTCCCTTAGCTGTTGTAGGAGCACATTTATCTGGAATGCccttaaattatcaattaactCAAATTAATGCAAAATTATGGAAGAAAACTAAAACTTCCGCAAGGTATGAATTATATGCTTTAGAAGGTACAGCACCACGAAAACCAGGTTTAGTTCGTGTTAAAAACggtgcaaaaatcgaaattgaaGTGTGGGATGTACCAAAAGAACAGTTTGgaacttttattgaaaatgtatcGGCACCGTTAGGTATTGGAACTGTCGAATTAGAAGATAGTACATCTGTACATGGTTTTATTTGTGAACCGATTGGAATTGAGAATGCAACAAATATTACGAAATTTGGTGGTTGGCGATCTTATATTcaaagtttataa